One Neomonachus schauinslandi chromosome 9, ASM220157v2, whole genome shotgun sequence DNA segment encodes these proteins:
- the LOC110583979 gene encoding zinc finger and BTB domain-containing protein 2-like: MDLANHGLILLQQLNAQREFGFLCDCTVAIGDVYFKAHKSVLASFSNYFKMLFVHQTSECVRLKPTDIQPDIFSYLLHLMYTGKMAPQLIDPVRLEQGIKFLHAYPLIQEASLASQGAFSHPDQVFPLASSLYGIQIADHQLRQATKLASAPEKLGREPRPQPPRMSQEQVPEASQLSQLTSNLAQVTRTHLTPSDPLQTSLSPELVSTPVPPPPPGEETNLEASSSDEQPAPLTIAHVKPSIMKRNGSFPKYYACHLCGRRFTLRSSLREHLQIHTGVPFTAGQPGESRAPLSLCSNAADLGKDAMEVPEAGMVSDSELPHISDSPIIDGQQHSETPPPSDIADIDNLEQADQEREVKRRKYECTICGLKFIQKSHWREHMYIHTGKPFKCSTCDKSFCRANQAARHVCLNQSIDTYTMVDKQTLELCTFEEGSQMDNMLVQTNKPYKCNLCDKTFSTPNEVVKHSCQNQNSDVFALDEGRSILLGSGDSEVTEPDHPVLASIKKEQETVLLD; encoded by the coding sequence atggatttggcCAACCATGGACTTATTCTCCTGCAACAGTTAAACGCTCAGCGAGAGTTTGGTTTCCTGTGTGACTGCACGGTTGCCATCGGCGATGTGTACTTCAAGGCACACAAATCAGTTCTTGCTTCATTCTCCAATTACTTTAAGATGTTGTTTGTCCATCAGACCAGTGAGTGTGTCCGTTTGAAACCAACTGACATACAGCCAGATATTTTCAGCTATCTCTTGCATTTGATGTACACTGGCAAGATGGCACCTCAACTGATTGATCCTGTTCGATTAGAGCAGGGAATCAAGTTTCTGCACGCCTACCCACTGATCCAGGAAGCCAGCCTGGCCAGCCAAGGAGCCTTTTCTCATCCCGACCAAGTCTTCCCCCTGGCCTCTTCCCTGTATGGCATTCAGATTGCAGATCACCAGTTGAGACAAGCCACCAAGCTTGCCTCCGCCCCCGAGAAGCTCGGGCGGGAACCCCGGCCACAGCCGCCCAGGATGAGCCAGGAGCAGGTGCCTGAGGCCTCCCAGCTCTCGCAGCTGACTTCAAACCTGGCCCAGGTGACTCGGACGCACCTGACTCCCTCGGACCCCCTGCAGACCTCACTGTCTCCAGAACTCGTGTCCACTCCtgtgcccccccctccccccggcgaGGAGACAAATCTGGAAGCCTCTTCCTCGGACGAGCAGCCGGCACCCCTCACCATAGCCCACGTCAAGCCGAGCATCATGAAGAGGAACGGGAGCTTCCCGAAGTACTACGCCTGCCACCTGTGCGGCCGGCGCTTCACACTGCGGAGCAGTTTGCGGGAACACCTCCAGATCCACACGGGGGTCCCGTTCACGGCCGGCCAGCCGGGAGAAAGCCGGGCGCCCCTGTCTCTTTGTAGCAACGCGGCCGACCTGGGGAAGGACGCCATGGAGGTGCCCGAGGCCGGGATGGTCAGTGACAGTGAGCTGCCGCACATCTCCGACTCCCCCATCATCGACGGGCAGCAGCACTCGGAAACGCCGCCGCCCTCCGACATCGCGGACATCGACAACCTGGAGCAGGCCGACCAAGAGCGCGAGGTCAAGCGGCGCAAGTACGAGTGCACCATCTGCGGCCTCAAGTTCATCCAGAAGAGCCACTGGCGGgaacacatgtacatacacaccgGCAAGCCCTTCAAATGCAGCACGTGTGACAAGAGCTTTTGCAGGGCCAACCAGGCTGCCCGGCACGTGTGCCTCAATCAGAGCATCGACACCTACACCATGGTGGACAAACAGACTCTGGAGCTCTGCACGTTTGAGGAAGGCAGTCAGATGGACAACATGTTGGTCCAGACCAACAAACCCTACAAATGCAACTTGTGTGACAAAACGTTCTCGACTCCCAATGAGGTGGTTAAACATTCGTGCCAAAACCAGAACTCGGACGTTTTTGCCCTGGACGAGGGGCGGTCCATTCTCCTGGGCAGCGGGGACTCCGAAGTCACGGAACCTGACCACCCGGTGTTAGCTTCCATCaaaaaggaacaggaaacagTGTTGTTAGACTGA